A window from Caulobacter sp. X encodes these proteins:
- a CDS encoding helix-turn-helix domain-containing protein has product MESRGDRLSRAIKGRGISKMMALALDLDVHESAISRWRKNGPMSLENAARISEVLDISLDWLVLGRGQMDSHTIESLASEEFELLRVMRGLRRSATSHLLAFLEDLSQPIEP; this is encoded by the coding sequence ATGGAGTCCAGGGGGGATCGCCTGAGCCGCGCCATCAAGGGTCGCGGCATCTCCAAGATGATGGCCTTGGCGCTGGACCTCGACGTGCACGAGAGCGCCATCAGTCGCTGGCGCAAGAACGGTCCGATGTCGCTGGAAAACGCGGCGCGCATCTCCGAGGTGCTGGATATCTCGCTCGACTGGCTGGTGCTGGGACGGGGTCAAATGGACAGCCACACCATCGAGAGCCTCGCCTCCGAGGAATTCGAGCTCTTGCGCGTCATGCGCGGCCTGAGGCGCAGCGCGACCAGCCATCTGCTGGCTTTCCTGGAAGACCTGTCCCAGCCGATCGAGCCTTGA